One window of Medicago truncatula cultivar Jemalong A17 chromosome 2, MtrunA17r5.0-ANR, whole genome shotgun sequence genomic DNA carries:
- the LOC25487770 gene encoding adenylate-forming reductase 06235, whose translation MEETKEMKIARSSKFSSCRGVSFEINPNKSSPFAIESTTKTEKAGTWLWIPPWTRNNSQAISSTRTQSRASSHFCDINIDADDDEYEFLAQVQDMENNQEKVEVLPKSDIPTKNSRLSIILLDQGCTVYKGLFLVCITLNMLALALSVLGHFPYGKSRATLFSIGNILALTLCRSEVVLRLLYWFVVKTIGKPCVSLRIKTAITSFLQCIGGIHSGCGVSSIAWLVYSLVLTITNNDENTSPEILGVAFAILSLLTLTSLSAFPFIRHLHHNVFERIHRFAGWLALILLWFFILLTVSCEPSSKTYHITISKMIKKQECWFTLAITILIMIPWLSIKKVQVSVTAPSNHASIIKFEGGVKAGLLGRISPSPLSEWHAFGIISDGKKDHMMLAGAVGDFTKSLVSSPPKHLWIRSVHFAGLPYLVNLYQKVLLVATGSGICVFLSYLLQKSKADVYLIWVAKDIELNFGNEIKEMVEKYPKDKIIVHDTVVSGRPNVAEMSVNAANNWNVEVVIVTSNPEGSRDVVRACNKAKIPAFGPIWDS comes from the coding sequence ATGGAAGAAACCAAAGAAATGAAGATAGCAAGGTCTTCAAAGTTTTCAAGTTGCCGCGGTGTTTCCTTCGAGATCAATCCTAACAAAAGCAGCCCTTTTGCAATTGAATCAACAACAAAGACAGAGAAAGCAGGAACATGGCTTTGGATTCCTCCATGGACAAGAAACAATTCTCAAGCTATTAGTTCAACTAGGACTCAAAGTCGAGCTAGTAGTCACTTCTGTGACATCAACATTGATGCTGACGATGATGAGTATGAATTTCTAGCTCAAGTTCAGGACATGGAAAATAACCAAGAGAAAGTTGAGGTACTACCAAAGTCTGACATACCAACAAAAAATTCGAGGTTGTCGATTATTCTGCTGGATCAAGGTTGCACAGTGTACAAAGGACTGTTCTTGGTTTGCATAACCTTGAATATGTTAGCACTTGCTCTTTCAGTTTTAGGGCATTTTCCATATGGTAAATCAAGAGCTACACTTTTCTCCATTGGTAACATCCTAGCTTTAACACTATGTCGAAGCGAGGTGGTTTTAAGACTTCTTTACTGGTTTGTTGTCAAAACTATAGGGAAACCTTGTGTTTCTCTTAGAATCAAAACAGCAATAACTTCATTCCTTCAATGTATTGGAGGAATTCATAGTGGCTGCGGTGTTTCTTCAATAGCATGGCTAGTATATTCTCTCGTTCTCACGATCACAAACAACGATGAAAACACTTCTCCAGAGATTCTCGGCGTTGCATTCGCCATTCTCTCGCTCCTTACACTCACTTCGCTCTCAGCTTTTCCTTTTATTCGTCATCTTCACCACAACGTTTTTGAGCGAATCCACCGTTTTGCCGGTTGGTTAGCTCTTATCCTTCTATGgtttttcattcttttaacAGTAAGTTGTGAGCCTAGTTCAAAAACCtatcacataaccatttcaaaGATGATTAAGAAACAAGAGTGTTGGTTCACTTTAGCTATCACAATTCTCATTATGATTCCTTGGTTAAGTATTAAAAAAGTACAAGTTAGTGTCACAGCACCATCAAATCATGCttcaattattaaatttgaaggTGGTGTTAAAGCAGGTTTATTAGGTAGAATAAGTCCATCACCATTATCAGAATGGCATGCATTTGGAATCATATCAGATGGAAAAAAGGATCACATGATGCTAGCTGGTGCAGTTGgtgattttacaaaatcattaGTTTCTTCACCTCCTAAACATCTTTGGATTCGTTCAGTTCATTTTGCTGGATTACCTTATCTAGTGAATTTGTATCAAAAAGTGCTTTTAGTAGCAACAGGTTCTGGAATTTGTGTGTTCCTATCATATCTCTTGCAGAAAAGTAAGGCTGATGTGTATTTGATTTGGGTGGCTAAAGATATTGAACTGAACTTTGGAAATGAGATAAAGGAAATGGTAGAGAAATATCCCAAGGACAAAATTATTGTTCATGATACTGTTGTTTCTGGTCGTCCTAATGTGGCTGAGATGAGTGTGAATGCTGCTAATAATTGGAATGTTGAAGTTGTTATTGTTACAAGTAATCCTGAAGGTAGTAGAGATGTTGTTAGAGCTTGTAACAAGGCTAAAATTCCTGCTTTTGGTCCAATTTGGGACTCTTGA
- the LOC25487771 gene encoding seed biotin-containing protein SBP65: MASEQLSRRENTTNERDIHVEKDRVPKMTTHFEQLTVVDKEPPHGSIEALQGGEMNKDHAGKAIGDIGGRGRSRETHELGSNVKQSDRDHHHAAATNLGHKQGFQSHSDQNVKQSERDRHHATNVVGHRQGAEGMKERGEGLGDIGGRGRERESHELGSNFQSLPDRNENQSYLDRAHVRDSANVAGKEDFGGVRDVGKFQMESKGLTDDREKLDSRTKVVSGTPHVKEMNRGMGTGQVVAEKGRKTEDLGTRGEGKVPGAGNVGSMWGRSAEEQKGRAREMEEERAREKLEETRGRKVGGENEGVILGKSVAEQRGRAGAGNEGAMLGKSAAEQRERAREEEEKMSLEEIGKYRNQAQQNEMDAISAAQERYEKAKQATNETLNNTAQTTREKTAQAMEKAAQAKDATVEKTQQGYEATKDTVSSAAKTATEYVTPVAEKAKSAVVQAKDVTVETGKTAAEVASKVAVDLKDKATVAGWTAAHYSTKLTVDGTKAAAHAVEGAAGYVVPKAAGLALKSVDVVKGLAASAGETAKEFTAKKKDESWREYETKRASGQLQEGEEIMPSSGGIGENVSNYSQKMMPTGERTQAQGTNYQEKGRGSNVMSSIGETVGNVGEKVGETMANVGDKMKKPFENMTSTGQVQGGSDKPLGGSDVLGAVTETVSDIGNNMVKATDNSKVNISQEGQGGGVLDAIGETIAEIAHTTKVIVVGEDDEVLDESRKNIGSESHSSGRAKHEGHPASKNVF, from the exons ATGGCATCTGAACAATTGTCTCGCAGAGAAAACACCACAAACGAGAGAGATATTCATGTTGAAAAAGACAGAGTCCCAAAGATGACTACCCATTTTGAACAACTTACAGTGGTAGACAAGGAACCACCACATGGTAGCATTGAAGCATTACAAGGTGGTGAAATGAACAAAGATCATGCAGGAAAAGCCATTGGAGATATTGGTGGAAGAGGAAGATCAAGAGAGACTCATGAACTTGGTTCAAATGTGAAGCAGAGTGATAGGGATCATCATCATGCTGCTGCTACGAACCTTGGTCACAAGCAAGGTTTTCAGTCTCACTCTGATCAAAATGTGAAACAGAGTGAGAGGGATCGTCATCATGCTACAAATGTAGTTGGACACAGACAAGGTGCAGAAGGCATGAAAGAAAGAGGTGAAGGTTTGGGAGATATTGgtggaagaggaagagaaagagagagcCATGAACTTGGTTCAAACTTTCAGTCTCTTCCTGATCGTAACGAGAATCAAAGTTACCTTGATCGTGCACATGTTCGTGATAGTGCAAATGTAGCAGGAAAAGAAGATTTTGGTGGTGTTCGTGATGTGGGAAAGTTTCAAATGGAATCAAAAGGTTTAACCGATGATAGAGAAAAACTTGATAGCCGAACCAAAGTGGTTTCTGGAACACCACATGTGAAAGAAATGAACAGAGGAATGGGAACAGGACAAGTTGTGGCagagaaaggaagaaaaacagAGGATTTAGGAACAAGAGGTGAAGGAAAAGTACCTGGTGCTGGAAATGTAGGTTCGATGTGGGGAAGAAGTGCTGAAGAACAGAAAGGAAGAGCAAGAGAGATGGAAGAAGAGAGAGCAAGAGAGAAATTAGAAGAAACAAGGGGAAGAAAAGTTGGTGGTGAAAATGAAGGTGTAATCTTGGGAAAGAGTGTTGCTGAGCAAAGAGGAAGAGCGGGTGCTGGAAATGAAGGTGCAATGTTGGGAAAAAGTGCTGCTGAACAAAGAGAGAGAgcaagagaagaagaagagaaaatgtCTTTGGAAGAGATAGGGAAGTATAGAAACCAAGCACAACAAAATGAAATGGACGCAATCTCAGCAGCACAAGAGAGGTATGAAAAAGCAAAGCAAGCAACAAACGAAACACTAAACAACACAGCACAAACAACTCGAGAgaaaacagcacaagcaatggAGAAAGCAGCACAAGCCAAAGATGCAACTGTTGAGAAAACACAACAAGGTTATGAAGCAACAAAAGACACTGTTTCAAGCGCTGCAAAAACTGCAACAGAATATGTTACCCCTGTGGCGGAGAAAGCCAAGTCTGCAGTTGTTCAGGCAAAGGATGTTACTGTAGAGACAGGGAAGACTGCTGCGGAAGTTGCAAGCAAAGTGGCGGTTGATTTGAAGGATAAGGCCACCGTGGCAGGGTGGACTGCGGCACATTATTCGACGAAGTTGACCGTGGATGGAACTAAGGCTGCAGCGCATGCTGTTGAAGGAGCGGCTGGATATGTTGTACCAAAGGCGGCCGGGCTTGCGTTGAAATCGGTGGATGTTGTGAAAGGTTTGGCTGCTTCTGCTGGTGAGACTGCTAAGGAGTTTACTgctaagaagaaagatgaatcATGGCGTGAATATGAGACTAAAAGGGCTTCTGGTCAACTTCAG GAAGGTGAAGAGATCATGCCATCATCAGGAGGTATCGGCGAAAATGTGAGCAACTATTCTCAAAAAATGATGCCAACTGGGGAAAGAACTCAAGCACAAGGTACTAATTATCAAGAGAAGGGGAGGGGAAGCAATGTGATGTCAAGCATTGGTGAAACTGTGGGAAATGTTGGAGAGAAAGTTGGTGAAACAATGGCAAATGTTGGTGATAAAATGAAGAAACCATTTGAAAACATGACAAGTACAGGTCAAGTACAAGGAGGAAGTGATAAACCATTAGGAGGAAGTGATGTATTGGGAGCTGTGACTGAAACTGTGAGTGATATTGGAAATAACATGGTTAAAGCAACAGATAATAGTAAAGTTAATATTTCTCAAGAGGGACAAGGTGGTGGTGTTTTGGATGCTATTGGTGAAACCATAGCTGAAATTGCACATACAACTAAAGTCATTGTTGTTGGTGAGGATGATGAAGTATTAGATGAGTCAAGGAAGAATATTGGGTCAGAGTCTCACTCAAGTGGTCGTGCCAAACATGAAGGCCATCCAGCATCAAAGAATGTTTTCTAA
- the LOC25487769 gene encoding adenylate-forming reductase 06235, which produces MEEAKEMKIARFSSCRGVAFEINPNRRSPFAIESPTKPERTGTWLWIPRTRNNSFKILPQSQGISPTRSRASSHFCDINIDADDVEYEFLAEVQDIENNQEKVKVLPKTEPPKRKSRLSIILLDQGFTVYKGLFLVCITLNMLALALSALGHFPYGKSRATLFSIGNILALTLCRSEAVLRLLYWFVVKTIGKPCVSLRIKTAITSFLQCIGGIHSGCGVSSIAWLVYSLVLTIKSNDKTNSSPEILGVAFAILSLITLSSLAAFPVIRHLHHNVFERIHRFSGWLALILLWLFILLTISYEPSSKTYHLTILKMVKKQECWFTLAITILIMIPWLSIKKVQVSVTAPSNHASIIKFEGGVKAGLLGRISPSPLSEWHAFGIISDGKKDHMMLAGAVGDFTKSLVSSPPKHLWIRSVHFAGLPYLVNLYQKVLLVATGSGICVFLSFLLQKNKADVCLIWVAKDIEMNFGKEIKELVEKYSEDKIIVHDTAVSGRPNVAEMSVNAAINWNVEVVIVTSNPEGSRDVVRACNKAKIPAFGPIWDS; this is translated from the coding sequence ATGGAAGAAGCCAAAGAAATGAAGATAGCAAGGTTTTCAAGTTGCCGCGGTGTTGCATTCGAGATCAATCCTAACAGAAGAAGCCCTTTTGCAATTGAATCACCAACAAAGCCAGAGAGAACTGGAACATGGCTTTGGATTCCTCGGACAAGAAAcaattctttcaaaattcttcctCAGAGTCAAGGTATTAGTCCAACTCGGAGTCGAGCAAGTAGTCATTTTTGTGACATCAACATTGATGCTGATGATGTTGAGTATGAATTTCTAGCTGAAGTTCAAGACATAGAAAATAACCAAGAAAAAGTTAAGGTACTACCAAAAACAGAACCACCAAAAAGGAAGTCAAGGTTGTCTATTATTCTGCTAGATCAAGGTTTCACAGTTTACAAAGGACTATTCTTGGTTTGCATAACCTTGAATATGTTAGCACTTGCTCTTTCAGCTTTAGGGCATTTTCCATATGGTAAATCAAGAGCTACACTTTTCTCCATTGGTAACATTCTAGCTTTAACACTATGTCGAAGTGAGGCGGTTTTAAGACTTCTTTACTGGTTTGTTGTCAAAACTATAGGGAAGCCTTGTGTTTCTCTTAGAATCAAAACAGCAATAACTTCATTTCTTCAATGTATTGGAGGAATTCATAGTGGCTGCGGCGTTTCTTCGATAGCATGGCTAGTTTATTCTCTCGTACTCACGATCAAAAGCAACGACAAAACCAATTCTTCTCCGGAGATACTCGGTGTTGCATTCGCCATCCTCTCACTCATTACACTCTCTTCGCTTGCAGCTTTTCCAGTTATTCGACATCTCCACCACAATGTTTTCGAGCGAATCCACCGTTTTTCCGGTTGGTTAGCTCTTATCCTTCTATGGTTATTCATTCTTCTTACTATAAGTTATGAACCTAGTTCAAAAACCTATCACTTAACCATTTTAAAGATGGTTAAGAAACAAGAATGTTGGTTCACTTTAGCTATCACAATTCTCATTATGATTCCTTGGTTAAGTATTAAAAAAGTACAAGTTAGTGTCACAGCACCATCAAATCATGCttcaattattaaatttgaaggTGGTGTTAAAGCAGGTTTATTAGGTAGAATAAGTCCATCACCATTATCAGAATGGCATGCATTTGGAATCATATCAGATGGAAAAAAGGATCACATGATGCTAGCTGGTGCAGTTGgtgattttacaaaatcattaGTTTCTTCACCACCAAAACATCTTTGGATTCGTTCAGTTCATTTTGCTGGATTACCTTATCTAGTGAATTTGTATCAAAAAGTGCTTTTAGTAGCAACAGGTTCTGGGATTTGTGTGTTCTTATCATTTCTGTTGCAGAAAAATAAGGCTGATGTGTGCTTGATTTGGGTGGCTAAAGATATTGAAATGAACTTTGGAAAAGAGATAAAGGAATTGGTGGAGAAATATTCCGAGGACAAAATCATTGTTCATGATACTGCTGTTTCTGGTCGTCCTAATGTGGCTGAGATGAGTGTGAATGCTGCTATTAATTGGAATGTTGAAGTTGTTATTGTCACAAGTAATCCTGAAGGTAGTAGAGATGTTGTTAGAGCTTGTAACAAGGCTAAGATTCCTGCATTTGGTCCAATTTGGGACTCTTGA